CACACAGTGGCAGAATTAATTACGTTCAGAGGAAggccagagagaaagaaaagtcaACAGAAGGAATATAAAGGGTGCTGAGTTTTCCTAGAGGCGCTGCCTGAGGGCCCtgaggctggggagcagctggtcTGCACGCAGACGCTCCTCTGCGTTGGccttccagcagcagctgatgATGCTGTGCAGGGCCCGGCCCACGGGGGACTCGTGGAACTCCGGGGCGGCCAGCGACGGGCGCAGGGTGTAGGCGACCACGGCGTAGAGCACGTGCTGCCGCTCGCCCAGGTACGGCTGCTCCCGCGTCACCATCTGCCACAGGGTGATGGCAAACGAGTAGATGTCTGCCTTGGCAGTGACCCTCTCCCCCTTGAGGAGCTCGGGGGCACGGTGGGTGTACGTGCCCCCTTGCTGGCAAGCGCGGGCGCTCTGGGACGAGCCCGCCTCCAGTTTCTGGGAGCACCCAAAGTCTCCAATCTTGCACACTCCCTGCTCAGTGATGAAAACATTTGCAGGCTTCAGGTCCAAGTGTACAATGTCCTGTGAGTGCAGAAAGGCTAAGCCTGTCGTGATGTCACAAGAATAGCACACAGTCTCGTCCATGCTCAGGGCCTTCCCTCCACATCCTTCTTCCTCATCCTCCCCCTGTCTCCATGCATCCCCAGTGCCATAAATGACATGGTGCAGAGTGATGTTACCCACATACTCCATGATGATGGTGCCCAGGCTGTTGTcgctggctggggcacaggtgctGGCAGCCACCACACGTACCACATTGTTGTGTTGGAGCTGGGCCACGTTCAGCTCAGCCCAGAAGCTCTGCCGCGACGCCAGCCGGTTTTTGCTGCTCTTCTTCACCTGCTTCACAGCCACTGTTGCACCATGGTAGGTGGCTTTGTAGACAGAGccaaagcccccagaccccaagggctgcaggaggcagagctgctcccagtcAATGGAGCACCAGGACAGGCGTGAGGGCAAGCGGCGAGTCCTGGCTGAGGAAGCTCCCCCCAAAAAGCTTTTGCTGTCTTTGCCAGGGATAACTaaagggctgctgcaggggcgcAAATTTGCAGAGGGGGAATactcaaaagaaagaaaacaattaaGAGGAATAGGTGATGGCATAATATGAAGGAGAAAACAACAGGCAGCTACTAAGACAGAAGACTACCAAGCTTCCCTGATAGAAAGGACTCCAAACCACCTTCCAAAGCCTTTTATCCTCCCTTCACCattttccctccctcccccaaatGAACTGCATCTGTCCCAACTGTCAGAACCAAATCAGGTTCACCTGGAAACATTCTTCTCCAGCCCTGAAGCAAATCTCTAGAAAATCAAGGCAAACAGTTTTAAAGCTAAAAAATTATTAACTCATAAGTATTTCACATCATTTCTAatctcaaaagaaaaagaaacatgtTCTGCCCATTGAATGCCTCTAGCAAAATGCCCCAGGAATAAATAAAGCAGTGAGAGGTGATTGCATTTCACCATGGCTCCCGGCAGGAATGATCAGCATCAGGTGCATTAAACAGCTCAGTCTTTCTCAGTGGAAGCAGCTGAAGTGGTGAGTGCTAATGTTTGATGATGCCGTGGCAGGCACAAATATAAAACTGTGTTTGTAAGACCCTACCACTTAAACATAACTGGGACAAGGGGACTAGTTTGGGTGCTCAGCTTTGCCCATGCAGTACTGCAATCTTAATAGCAGCATAAAGACAAATTATTGTTGTATATCATCCTTTGGATACAGTAACTAGAATTACACATACGTATTTTGTCATCTTCCCATCACACCCCATGCAGTATACTACAAGTGTGTATTTTATTTCTGGATCCTTCTTAGAAAAATTATTGCTCAATTTACAGAGCTGTTCTGGCAGAAATCAAAGAAACATAATTTTGTGTTAGTGGTCCATGTGGTTTTTAAAGGGCTCTTTTGAATTTTGACCCTCTCACATATTTGCAGTGCTTGTGCTAACTGCCATAGTGCTTGGTACCAGCTGTACTGCCCAGACAGCAGAGCACCCTTATGGGACCTATACAGTTGAGGATTTTTGAATATTCCAGTATCTTTCTGTACATGATGACAAATATTTTGGAAAGCTTGGAAGCCATTTCCTACCTCCTCACTCTTCAGATTTTTCAGTACAGATTCTGCCATGGGACTTCAGACTGACAGTGCCTCTTTCTCCAGGGTTTCTTTTTGGGCAGCACTGACTGCAGGCAGTCCTGgtgttttcttttcatttttgttggtgggggtttttttgtgtttttttcttgggtttttttttttttgtttttttttttttgtttttttttgttttttttaaatctggatGTGTATAATGTAGATAGCAGGCTGCTGAGAGGGGGTTACAAGAGTACCCAGACCATGTGCAAGCAGAACTGGAGTGTTCTCCTCCTTGAGATGGGTTCAGTTTTTCACCCTAACACACAAACCTGATGTCCCAAAGTGATTTCCTGACCCTCCCTGAACTCAAGATCAGTGGGACCAGGGAGTCTCAAAGACATCATTCCTCAGTGAATCAGTGATGCAGATCTTCCCTAGTACTGACATTTAGGACAATCAGGAGAAATTTGCAGCAGCAATTCACAGGCAAACGAACTTGGACCACAGCTGAGTGGGAATGGAGAATTTGGGTTATCATCTGGCAGTATGAACAGGCTGGGGAAGATCTAGATGAACAGGTGCTAACAGGACTTGGTAACAAGTGAGAGTGCAAGGACTAAGGGATGCCGAGAGACCTCCGAGGGTGGGACAGTTCCTGCAGATGGGACTGCCTGACAACACAAGGCTCCTCCTTCCTGCCCCCTCCCAGAAGGGACTGTGGCAGTGCAAGAGGGCCCAGGAGCCAccaggtgctgccacagcccgTTGTACAGCATGAGCCAGCCAAGTAATATCCTACTGCTACCCCCGCTTTGGGGCTCTTCTCTGGCTCATCATCAGTTACTCAGGGATgttttgggggtgggggaggaCCAGAGGATCTTTAGTGTGGTTTTAAATATGCAGTGAAATAAGCCATGGAGACAACAGGTATTAACGTTCCTTTCTTGAGTAGTACTAAGGTGTTAAGCCTGTATGTAAAGTCCTCATTTCCAATGTTTGCAGAGAATGTCTTCTGGGCAGCTAAGTTGTGGTggaaatgaaaagctgcagaaagtGGATGAAGCTACATAAGAGAGGAAAGATCTTTATGCCTGTTTTCTGAGTGCTAGTAGGGCTCCAGCTCTTCAACAGGCTTCTGTGCCATACAGCATATAAAAGCACCAGAAAGACATTTCTGCTCTAAATTCTCCAAGCCTGTTTTCACCAGGTTATGGTGGCAGTGAAGTTCAAAGGGAAAGCTGAATGTGGAGAGGCACAGGTAGAAGGATGTGTGGATGAAAAGACTGAGCACAGACCTGTTAAGCTGACAACTATAGCAGCCTTTCTGATGATTGTGAATGCCATAGACAGTAATAAAATCTATGTTCATAAAATAGACAGGATTAGGCCTGTTTCCAAATTTCTTTGATTGAAATCTCATTCAAAAGGCTGTATCAGACCTTCCATATTATTATTTTCAAATTCCATGTCCACATCTGTCAGCTGTCCTTTTGCTGCCATTTCAGGTAATTTTCTTGTTACCCTTTTCTGTCAGAAATCTTTCTGTTTTGTCCTGCCATTGTTGTATTGTTTTTGGAGAATACACTGAATTTTTGAACAGGAAGAGGGGCATTCTCTGGGGTGTAAAGTGCCCCAATGTAACCTACTGTCCTGCCTCAATCTTACGGCTGAGGACCGGAGGA
The sequence above is drawn from the Melospiza melodia melodia isolate bMelMel2 chromosome 1, bMelMel2.pri, whole genome shotgun sequence genome and encodes:
- the MOS gene encoding proto-oncogene serine/threonine-protein kinase mos — encoded protein: MPSPIPLNCFLSFEYSPSANLRPCSSPLVIPGKDSKSFLGGASSARTRRLPSRLSWCSIDWEQLCLLQPLGSGGFGSVYKATYHGATVAVKQVKKSSKNRLASRQSFWAELNVAQLQHNNVVRVVAASTCAPASDNSLGTIIMEYVGNITLHHVIYGTGDAWRQGEDEEEGCGGKALSMDETVCYSCDITTGLAFLHSQDIVHLDLKPANVFITEQGVCKIGDFGCSQKLEAGSSQSARACQQGGTYTHRAPELLKGERVTAKADIYSFAITLWQMVTREQPYLGERQHVLYAVVAYTLRPSLAAPEFHESPVGRALHSIISCCWKANAEERLRADQLLPSLRALRQRL